A portion of the Ricinus communis isolate WT05 ecotype wild-type chromosome 10, ASM1957865v1, whole genome shotgun sequence genome contains these proteins:
- the LOC8287060 gene encoding uncharacterized protein LOC8287060 codes for MASVFSISSSMPLSAPKSSVKEFQLRKVQVALARLSSKPTAGTATNHVLLLASFGSYRDFSSVGRCHGYLTPTDHFGELVSCCMNVSLYNHKVISGYWVGPDIDDGWGFVEAFVNQIT; via the exons ATGGCGTCTGTATTCTCCATTAGCTCAAGTATGCCTCTCAGTGCCCCGAAATCCTCGGTCAAG GAATTTCAATTAAGGAAAGTTCAAGTAGCTCTTGCTAGACTTTCAAGCAAACCTACAGCTGGAACCG CAACCAACCACGTCCTTCTTCTTGCATCCTTTGGCTCGTATAGAGATTTTTCTTCTGTGGGGCGCTGTCATGGATATTTAACTCCCACAGACCATTTTGGTGAACTTGTTTCTTGTTGTATGAATGTAAGTTTGTATAATCACAAAGTTATAAGTGGTTATTGGGTAGGACCTGATATTGATGATGGTTGGGGATTCGTGGAGGCTTTTGTTAATCAAATTacttga
- the LOC8287061 gene encoding nuclear transcription factor Y subunit B-4: MVDEQDRLLPIANVCRVMKQILPPTAKISKEAKETMQECATEFISFVTGEASDKCHKENRKTVNGDDICWALSSLGFDNYAEAIVRYLHKFREAEREKVINNQSKAAAAAATHQDKDFGDFNCKGCQKEKQQKTETSNPLEFRVLEKGNSSSSFTKPS; the protein is encoded by the coding sequence ATGGTAGATGAACAAGATCGATTGTTGCCAATTGCAAATGTGTGTAGAGTCATGAAGCAAATCCTGCCACCAACAGCCAAGAtttcaaaagaagcaaaagaaaCAATGCAAGAATGTGCGACTGAATTTATAAGTTTTGTGACAGGTGAGGCATCTGACAAGTGTCACAAGGAGAATCGAAAGACAGTGAATGGAGATGACATCTGTTGGGCTTTGAGTTCTTTAGGGTTTGATAATTATGCTGAGGCTATAGTAAGGTATTTACATAAATTTCGAGAAGCTGAAAGAGAGAAAGTTATTAATAACCAAAGCAaagctgctgctgctgctgctactCATCAAGATAAAGACTTTGGAGACTTCAACTGCAAAGGTtgccaaaaagaaaagcagcAGAAAACGGAGACATCTAACCCTTTAGAGTTTAGGGTTCTTGAGAAGGGTAACAGCAGTAGCTCTTTTACAAAACCATCCTGA
- the LOC107260761 gene encoding probable methyltransferase At1g29790 codes for MAKRLCFPKCRLARIMAWLQIILGGLVIIVSIGSLYKFYKAGFFLRNEEICNHFYGVNDVYERFDVRALTDRIGEVLDRMEKLQEKLELSVQEMEKHKDVLDKTNITRLEHKRYLEQEVIRPLYSAHLALRQIRLPRITNSTTEEDPLINTFIIEEIRKYITPKENRIGKINIYGTEKVYNTIGHACVLMKREFEEYMEYDIGSYCKDDWNLAQKLMVSGCDPLPRRRCLTRASKVYQRPYAINESLWKLPDDRNVRWSNYQCRNFQCLSSKNPKRGYSKCTGCFEMEKEKLKWVTNSSPPVDFLINDVLAIKPGEIRIGLDFGMGTGTFAARMRERNVTIISTALNLGAPFNEMIALRGLIPLYVTLNQRLPFFDNTMDLIHTTGFLDGWIDLLLMDFILFDWDRILRPGGLLWIDRFFCNRKDLDDYMYMFLQFRYKKHKWVISPKSKDEVYFSALLEKPPRAI; via the coding sequence ATGGCAAAGAGATTATGCTTTCCAAAATGTAGACTGGCAAGAATAATGGCTTGGCTTCAAATAATTTTGGGCGGGCTAGTTATTATCGTAAGCATAGGAAGTCTATATAAATTCTACAAGGCAGGATTTTTCCTTCGTAATGAAGAGATATGCAATCATTTTTATGGTGTAAATGATGTTTATGAGAGGTTTGATGTGAGAGCATTGACAGATCGAATTGGCGAAGTACTCGATAGAATGGAAAAGTTACAAGAGAAGCTGGAACTCTCTGTGCAAGAAATGGAGAAGCACAAAGATGTTTTGGACAAAACTAACATTACAAGATTAGAGCATAAAAGGTATTTGGAGCAGGAAGTAATTAGACCTCTCTATAGTGCTCACCTTGCGCTTAGGCAGATTCGGCTACCTAGGATTACAAACTCAACAACAGAGGAGGATCCTTTGATTAACACTTTTATTATCGAGGAGATTCGGAAGTACATTACCccaaaagaaaacagaattggaaagattaatatttatgGAACGGAGAAGGTATATAATACTATAGGGCATGCTTGTGTTTTGATGAAGAGAGAATTTGAAGAATACATGGAATATGACATTGGATCTTACTGTAAAGATGACTGGAACCTGGCTCAGAAGCTTATGGTTAGTGGATGTGATCCCTTGCCACGGAGACGGTGCTTGACAAGGGCTTCCAAGGTGTATCAGAGGCCTTATGCAATCAATGAGTCCTTGTGGAAATTGCCAGACGATAGAAATGTAAGGTGGAGCAATTATCAGTGCAGGAATTTTCAGTGCTTATCCAGCAAGAATCCCAAGAGGGGTTATTCAAAGTGCACTGGCTGTTTCGAGATGGAGAAGGAAAAACTGAAATGGGTTACTAATAGTTCACCTCCCGTGGACTTTCTGATCAATGATGTTCTTGCAATCAAGCCTGGAGAGATACGGATTGGCCTCGACTTCGGCATGGGGACAGGGACTTTTGCTGCTAGGATGAGAGAAAGGAATGTTACTATTATCTCCACTGCATTAAACCTTGGAGCTCCATTCAATGAGATGATTGCCCTTAGAGGTCTGATTCCTTTGTATGTGACACTGAATCAACGCCTTCCATTCTTCGACAACACAATGGATTTGATTCATACCACTGGATTTCTGGATGGTTGGATTGACCTGCTGTTGATGGATTTCATTCTGTTTGACTGGGATAGGATATTAAGGCCAGGAGGATTGCTATGGATCGATCGGTTCTTTTGCAATAGGAAGGATTTGGATGATTACATGTATATGTTTCTTCAGTTCAGGTACAAGAAACACAAGTGGGTTATTTCTCCTAAATCAAAAGATGAAGTCTACTTTTCTGCATTGCTAGAGAAACCTCCAAGAGCTATCTGA
- the LOC8287063 gene encoding uncharacterized protein LOC8287063 isoform X1 — MMEPIHLNNYGTSIEEPIFEQLIHPSSEISGIAGDPQVNPRVGDEYQAEIPTMISESERSRLLVNPYDSEGMVDSSHSFLMGLPFPVAWVHNKTNDEEDKGCGMNIPENSFNANASRKSRTSMKKKGSKQNADPLDLGLGDGQESKPANLGSKVAVKANLPQLHKNENCDLVPGSFNHSWSDAEVNSFILGLYIFGKSFLQIKRFMDNKEMGDILCFYYGNFYASDVYHRWSDCQKKKRKKCIYGQKLFTGWRQQELLSRLHCHVPEHSQSTLLEVSTAFSEGKLSLEDYVFNLKASVGIQALVDAIGIGKGREDLTSLAMETGKNNPLFAGCPIGKACSSLTSSDIIKLLTGGFRLSKARCNDIFWEAVWPRLLARGWHSEQPKNQIYMGSSHCLVFLIPGVKKFSKRKLVKGNHYFDSVSDVLSKVASEPKLIELETEEVRGSIYNEEDRWVAEVSSDQDDPSIRQSHRYLKPRVSSCNLNLVRFTIVDSGLVDGGKLSKMREMRYAPDDLKVKSMFTTLSSNIEVILLENLQNDNELQVTDNSVDGPKNINKVECCKRIFNGCGSNHTKFTIVDTSLIDLGKSSMVRELRYAPVGVKVASEMSKSSKKNEGNSSMESLDWNVPVATNKLLNGEKDACKSDHSEDVIGSSSSEKKEVNRDFRNKLVESLQDNNHESAKNQSTRSIKHKFSRRPKSGNSNNLVPVVKRRRLTACANTEISHVIENFSVGLGSKQEESCCPLNSIKEGSSRLQGITPQKLSLTTSLVEGCLEESAGSMLDKTLDGEASHGTNAKHQSPSLIDFNLPEVPFYSEALMDAESSQGSNVKLTCFPSNLDKPDSEALSASVDACTAAEKPGMNPRRQSTRNRPLTTRALEALECGFMGSVKRQKSMQVQTQELPLPSSSRWSHIKVKFTASRGKIDSGIVDAKEGETTGTLNRKNLSTKLPTEQKKSC; from the exons ATG ATGGAGCCAATTCACTTGAACAATTATGGCACTTCTATTGAAGAACCAATTTTTGAGCAGTTAATTCATCCAAGCTCTGAGATTAGTGGCATAGCTGGAGATCCCCAAGTGAATCCTCGAGTTGGGGATGAATACCAGGCAGAAATTCCTACCATGATTTCAGAATCTGAACGTTCTCGGCTTTTAGTAAATCCTTATGATTCAGAAGGCATGGTTGATAGTTCCCATTCCTTTCTAATGGGTTTACCCTTCCCTGTTGCTTGGGTCCATAACAAAACAAATGATGAAGAGGATAAAGGATGCGGAATGAACATCCCTGAGAATTCATTCAATGCAAATGCGTCTAGAAAATCTAGAACTTctatgaagaagaaaggttCAAAACAAAATGCTGATCCACTGGATCTTGGCTTGGGTGATGGACAGGAATCAAAGCCAGCCAATCTTGGATCGAAGGTGGCAGTGAAAGCTAATTTACCTCAGCTgcataaaaatgaaaactgTGACCTTGTTCCTGGTTCTTTCAATCATTCATGGAGTGATGCTGAAGTAAATAGTTTTATTCTtggtttatatatatttggaaaaAGTTTTCTCCAGATAAAGAGATTCATGGACAACAAAGAGATGGGGGATATATTGTGTTTTTACTATGGGAACTTTTATGCATCTGATGTATACCACAGATGGTCAGATTGCCAGAAGAAAAAACGAAAGAAATGCATCTATGGGCAGAAACTTTTTACAGGGTGGAGGCAACAGGAACTTCTCTCTCGTTTGCATTGCCATGTCCCTGAGCATTCTCAAAGTACTTTGCTAGAG GTCTCTACAGCATTTTCAGAGGGAAAATTATCTCTAGAAGATTATGTATTTAACTTAAAGGCTAGTGTTGGCATTCAAGCTCTTGTAGATGCTATTGGAATTGGTAAGGGGAGAGAAGATCTGACAAGTCTTGCCATGGAAACTGGAAAAAACAATCCATTGTTTGCTGGTTGCCCAATTGGCAAAGCTTGCTCTTCCCTAACTTCCAGTGACATAATCAAATTATTGACTGGGGGCTTCCGTCTGAGCAAAGCTCGTTGTAATGATATCTTCTGGGAAGCTGTCTGGCCCCGTTTGCTGGCAAGAGGATGGCACTCTGAGCAACCAAAGAATCAGATATACATGGGTTCCAGTCATTGTCTGGTATTTCTCATTCCTGGTGTTAAGAAGTTCTCGAAAAGGAAACTTGTGAAAGGTAATCACTACTTTGATTCAGTTAGTGATGTTCTGAGCAAAGTGGCATCTGAACCAAAACTTATTGAGCTTGAAACTGAAGAAGTTAGAGGCAGCATCTACAATGAGGAGGACAGGTGGGTTGCAGAAGTATCCTCGGACCAGGATGACCCATCCATTCGACAATCCCATCGCTACCTCAAACCTCGTGTTTCTAGTTGCAACCTGAACCTTGTGAGATTCACTATTGTTGATTCTGGTTTGGTTGATGGAGGAAAATTATCCAAAATGAGAGAAATGAGATATGCACCGGATGATTTGAAAGTTAAATCCATGTTTACTACTCTTTCGAGTAACATTGAGGTGATTCTTTTGGAGAACTTGCAGAATGACAATGAGTTACAGGTTACTGATAACTCAGTGGATGGTCCAAAGAATATCAATAAAGTTGAATgttgtaaaagaatatttaatgGTTGTGGCTCCAACCATACAAAGTTCACCATTGTGGATACCAGTTTGATTGATTTAGGAAAATCATCAATGGTGAGAGAACTGAGATATGCTCCAGTTGGTGTCAAAGTTGCTTCTGAAATGTCCAaatcatcaaagaaaaatgaagggAATTCCTCTATGGAGTCATTGGACTGGAATGTGCCAGTGGCAACAAATAAGCTGCTTAATGGGGAAAAGGATGCATGTAAGTCCGACCATAGTGAGGATGTGATTGGTAGCAGTAGCTCAGAAAAGAAGGAAGTCAACCGAGATTTCAGGAACAAATTGGTGGAAAGCCTTCAGGATAATAACCATGAGTCAGCCAAAAATCAATCAACAAGGTCTATAAAGCACAAATTCAGTCGAAGACCAAAATCTGgcaattcaaataatttagttCCTGTTGTCAAACGACGGAGATTAACTGCTTGTGCTAATACAGAGATAAGCCATGTCATTGAGAATTTCTCTGTCGGCCTGGGGTCAAAACAAGAAGAGTCTTGCTGTCCTTTGAACTCAATAAAGGAAGGCAGCAGCAGGCTTCAAGGTATTACTCCTCAAAAGTTATCATTAACTACTTCCTTAGTTGAAGGCTGTCTGGAAGAGAGCGCTGGAAGCATGTTGGATAAAACTTTAGATGGGGAAGCATCTCATGGGACAAATGCGAAACATCAAAGCCCATCTTTGATTGACTTTAACCTGCCTGAAGTTCCATTCTACTCTGAAGCACTGATGGATGCTGAAAGCAGCCAGGGATCAAATGTTAAACTTACATGCTTTCCATCCAATTTAGATAAGCCTGATTCTGAGGCATTGAGTGCCAGTGTTGATGCTTGTACTGCAGCAGAGAAGCCTGGTATGAACCCCAGAAGACAAAGCACAAGAAACAGACCTTTGACCACTAGAGCATTGGAAGCTCTTGAATGTGGATTTATGGGTAGTGTGAAGAGGCAAAAGAGCATGCAAGTTCAGACACAAGAACTTCCACTTCCCAGTTCTTCCCGTTGGTCTCACATCAAAGTTAAATTTACAGCAAGTCGTGGTAAAATTGACTCTGGAATTGTGGATGCAAAGGAAGGGGAGACCACTGGAACTCTAAACAGGAAAAATTTGTCGACAAAACTCCCGACTGAACAGAAGAAAAGTTGCTGA
- the LOC8287063 gene encoding uncharacterized protein LOC8287063 isoform X2: protein MEPIHLNNYGTSIEEPIFEQLIHPSSEISGIAGDPQVNPRVGDEYQAEIPTMISESERSRLLVNPYDSEGMVDSSHSFLMGLPFPVAWVHNKTNDEEDKGCGMNIPENSFNANASRKSRTSMKKKGSKQNADPLDLGLGDGQESKPANLGSKVAVKANLPQLHKNENCDLVPGSFNHSWSDAEVNSFILGLYIFGKSFLQIKRFMDNKEMGDILCFYYGNFYASDVYHRWSDCQKKKRKKCIYGQKLFTGWRQQELLSRLHCHVPEHSQSTLLEVSTAFSEGKLSLEDYVFNLKASVGIQALVDAIGIGKGREDLTSLAMETGKNNPLFAGCPIGKACSSLTSSDIIKLLTGGFRLSKARCNDIFWEAVWPRLLARGWHSEQPKNQIYMGSSHCLVFLIPGVKKFSKRKLVKGNHYFDSVSDVLSKVASEPKLIELETEEVRGSIYNEEDRWVAEVSSDQDDPSIRQSHRYLKPRVSSCNLNLVRFTIVDSGLVDGGKLSKMREMRYAPDDLKVKSMFTTLSSNIEVILLENLQNDNELQVTDNSVDGPKNINKVECCKRIFNGCGSNHTKFTIVDTSLIDLGKSSMVRELRYAPVGVKVASEMSKSSKKNEGNSSMESLDWNVPVATNKLLNGEKDACKSDHSEDVIGSSSSEKKEVNRDFRNKLVESLQDNNHESAKNQSTRSIKHKFSRRPKSGNSNNLVPVVKRRRLTACANTEISHVIENFSVGLGSKQEESCCPLNSIKEGSSRLQGITPQKLSLTTSLVEGCLEESAGSMLDKTLDGEASHGTNAKHQSPSLIDFNLPEVPFYSEALMDAESSQGSNVKLTCFPSNLDKPDSEALSASVDACTAAEKPGMNPRRQSTRNRPLTTRALEALECGFMGSVKRQKSMQVQTQELPLPSSSRWSHIKVKFTASRGKIDSGIVDAKEGETTGTLNRKNLSTKLPTEQKKSC from the exons ATGGAGCCAATTCACTTGAACAATTATGGCACTTCTATTGAAGAACCAATTTTTGAGCAGTTAATTCATCCAAGCTCTGAGATTAGTGGCATAGCTGGAGATCCCCAAGTGAATCCTCGAGTTGGGGATGAATACCAGGCAGAAATTCCTACCATGATTTCAGAATCTGAACGTTCTCGGCTTTTAGTAAATCCTTATGATTCAGAAGGCATGGTTGATAGTTCCCATTCCTTTCTAATGGGTTTACCCTTCCCTGTTGCTTGGGTCCATAACAAAACAAATGATGAAGAGGATAAAGGATGCGGAATGAACATCCCTGAGAATTCATTCAATGCAAATGCGTCTAGAAAATCTAGAACTTctatgaagaagaaaggttCAAAACAAAATGCTGATCCACTGGATCTTGGCTTGGGTGATGGACAGGAATCAAAGCCAGCCAATCTTGGATCGAAGGTGGCAGTGAAAGCTAATTTACCTCAGCTgcataaaaatgaaaactgTGACCTTGTTCCTGGTTCTTTCAATCATTCATGGAGTGATGCTGAAGTAAATAGTTTTATTCTtggtttatatatatttggaaaaAGTTTTCTCCAGATAAAGAGATTCATGGACAACAAAGAGATGGGGGATATATTGTGTTTTTACTATGGGAACTTTTATGCATCTGATGTATACCACAGATGGTCAGATTGCCAGAAGAAAAAACGAAAGAAATGCATCTATGGGCAGAAACTTTTTACAGGGTGGAGGCAACAGGAACTTCTCTCTCGTTTGCATTGCCATGTCCCTGAGCATTCTCAAAGTACTTTGCTAGAG GTCTCTACAGCATTTTCAGAGGGAAAATTATCTCTAGAAGATTATGTATTTAACTTAAAGGCTAGTGTTGGCATTCAAGCTCTTGTAGATGCTATTGGAATTGGTAAGGGGAGAGAAGATCTGACAAGTCTTGCCATGGAAACTGGAAAAAACAATCCATTGTTTGCTGGTTGCCCAATTGGCAAAGCTTGCTCTTCCCTAACTTCCAGTGACATAATCAAATTATTGACTGGGGGCTTCCGTCTGAGCAAAGCTCGTTGTAATGATATCTTCTGGGAAGCTGTCTGGCCCCGTTTGCTGGCAAGAGGATGGCACTCTGAGCAACCAAAGAATCAGATATACATGGGTTCCAGTCATTGTCTGGTATTTCTCATTCCTGGTGTTAAGAAGTTCTCGAAAAGGAAACTTGTGAAAGGTAATCACTACTTTGATTCAGTTAGTGATGTTCTGAGCAAAGTGGCATCTGAACCAAAACTTATTGAGCTTGAAACTGAAGAAGTTAGAGGCAGCATCTACAATGAGGAGGACAGGTGGGTTGCAGAAGTATCCTCGGACCAGGATGACCCATCCATTCGACAATCCCATCGCTACCTCAAACCTCGTGTTTCTAGTTGCAACCTGAACCTTGTGAGATTCACTATTGTTGATTCTGGTTTGGTTGATGGAGGAAAATTATCCAAAATGAGAGAAATGAGATATGCACCGGATGATTTGAAAGTTAAATCCATGTTTACTACTCTTTCGAGTAACATTGAGGTGATTCTTTTGGAGAACTTGCAGAATGACAATGAGTTACAGGTTACTGATAACTCAGTGGATGGTCCAAAGAATATCAATAAAGTTGAATgttgtaaaagaatatttaatgGTTGTGGCTCCAACCATACAAAGTTCACCATTGTGGATACCAGTTTGATTGATTTAGGAAAATCATCAATGGTGAGAGAACTGAGATATGCTCCAGTTGGTGTCAAAGTTGCTTCTGAAATGTCCAaatcatcaaagaaaaatgaagggAATTCCTCTATGGAGTCATTGGACTGGAATGTGCCAGTGGCAACAAATAAGCTGCTTAATGGGGAAAAGGATGCATGTAAGTCCGACCATAGTGAGGATGTGATTGGTAGCAGTAGCTCAGAAAAGAAGGAAGTCAACCGAGATTTCAGGAACAAATTGGTGGAAAGCCTTCAGGATAATAACCATGAGTCAGCCAAAAATCAATCAACAAGGTCTATAAAGCACAAATTCAGTCGAAGACCAAAATCTGgcaattcaaataatttagttCCTGTTGTCAAACGACGGAGATTAACTGCTTGTGCTAATACAGAGATAAGCCATGTCATTGAGAATTTCTCTGTCGGCCTGGGGTCAAAACAAGAAGAGTCTTGCTGTCCTTTGAACTCAATAAAGGAAGGCAGCAGCAGGCTTCAAGGTATTACTCCTCAAAAGTTATCATTAACTACTTCCTTAGTTGAAGGCTGTCTGGAAGAGAGCGCTGGAAGCATGTTGGATAAAACTTTAGATGGGGAAGCATCTCATGGGACAAATGCGAAACATCAAAGCCCATCTTTGATTGACTTTAACCTGCCTGAAGTTCCATTCTACTCTGAAGCACTGATGGATGCTGAAAGCAGCCAGGGATCAAATGTTAAACTTACATGCTTTCCATCCAATTTAGATAAGCCTGATTCTGAGGCATTGAGTGCCAGTGTTGATGCTTGTACTGCAGCAGAGAAGCCTGGTATGAACCCCAGAAGACAAAGCACAAGAAACAGACCTTTGACCACTAGAGCATTGGAAGCTCTTGAATGTGGATTTATGGGTAGTGTGAAGAGGCAAAAGAGCATGCAAGTTCAGACACAAGAACTTCCACTTCCCAGTTCTTCCCGTTGGTCTCACATCAAAGTTAAATTTACAGCAAGTCGTGGTAAAATTGACTCTGGAATTGTGGATGCAAAGGAAGGGGAGACCACTGGAACTCTAAACAGGAAAAATTTGTCGACAAAACTCCCGACTGAACAGAAGAAAAGTTGCTGA
- the LOC8287064 gene encoding potassium transporter 5, with protein MEENTSWEEKNTTETENNFKEGKTSWENLRRVDSMNLEAGRLTMSHAHHSDKVDWRITLSLAFQSIGVVYGDIGTSPLYVYGSTFTNGIGVKEDILGVLSLIIYTIILLPLLKYVFIVLRANDNGDGGTFALYSLLARYAKVSLIPNDQPEDRQLSNYSLQIPSKQLSRAENIKNKLENSKTIQLVLFLITILGTSMVIGDGILTPCISVLSAVGGIKSLGQDAVVGISIAILVILFSVQRFGTDKVGLSFAPIIVLWFLFISVIGLYNLFKYDLSVLGALNPKYMFDYFKRNGKQGWISLGGVVLCVTGAEAMFADLGHFNVKAIQISFSGVVFPALLCAYAGQAAYLTKFPEDVSDTFYKSIPGPLYWPTFVVAVAAAIIASQAMISGAFTIISQSLILGCFPRVKVVHTSAKYEGQVYIPEVNYLLMIACVLVCWGFRTTEKIGNAYGIAVVAVMVITTFMVTLIMLVVWKTRVWWIALFFAGFFFVECTYLSSVLYKFKDGGYLPLALSFFLMIVMGIWHYVHKERYMYDLKNKVSSEYIRQMAANPAINRIPGMGLLYSELVQGIPPIFPHFIANVPSIHSVLVFVSIKSIPISKVALEERFLFRQVEPREYRMFRCVVRYGYKDAIEEPQVFERQLVEGLKEFIRHEHFIREGGDTESVAEQGNTTGSAQLAKDGKPGEAEMQFVHKAMEKGVVYLLGEAEVVAEPSSSLLKKFVVNHAYAFLRNNSRQGQKVLEIPKTRILKVGMTYEI; from the exons atggaagaaaatacATCATGGGAAGAAAAAAATACCACAGAAACTGAAAATAACTTCAAAGAAGGAAAGACATCATGGGAAAATCTGCGTCGTGTGGACTCCATGAATTTGGAGGCTGGAAGATTGACTATGTCTCACGCTCACCATTCTGATAAG GTTGATTGGAGGATTACCCTGAGTTTGGCATTTCAGAGCATTGGAGTGGTATATGGAGATATAGGAACCTCGCCACTTTATGTATATGGAAGCACTTTCACCAATGGTATCGGTGTAAAAGAGGACATTCTGGGGGTATTATCCCTTATCATTTACACAATAATACTACTGCCCTTGCTTAAGTACGTCTTCATTGTGTTGCGGGCCAATGACAATGGCGACG GGGGAACATTTGCACTCTATTCATTGCTAGCACGATATGCAAAAGTGAGCTTAATTCCAAATGATCAGCCAGAGGACAGGCAACTTTCCAATTACAGTCTTCAAATCCCGTCCAAGCAGTTGAGCCGTgctgaaaatattaaaaataaactcgAGAATAGTAAAACTATTCAACTCGTACTTTTCCTGATTACCATCCTGGGAACTTCCATGGTCATAGGAGACGGTATTCTCACACCATGCATTTCAG TTCTTTCAGCAGTGGGCGGCATCAAGTCACTTGGCCAAG ATGCTGTTGTGGGGATTTCAATAGCAATCTTGGTTATCCTCTTCTCTGTTCAACGATTTGGAACCGACAAAGTAGGCTTGTCATTCGCTCCAATTATTGTCTTGTGGTTTTTGTTCATCAGCGTCATAGGTCTCTACAATTTGTTCAAATATGATTTGAGTGTATTAGGTGCTTTAAATCCAAAATATATGTTTGATTACTTCAAAAGAAATGGGAAGCAGGGATGGATTTCACTTGGTGGAGTTGTTCTATGCGTTACTG GCGCTGAAGCTATGTTCGCTGATCTAGGCCACTTTAATGTTAAAGCAATCCAA ATTAGTTTTTCTGGCGTCGTGTTTCCTGCTTTACTATGTGCTTATGCTGGGCAAGCAGCATATCTTACCAAATTCCCTGAGGATGTGTCTGATACGTTCTACAAATCAATACCAG GTCCACTATATTGGCCAACATTTGTTGTTGCTGTAGCTGCTGCAATTATTGCCAGCCAAGCCATGATATCAGGAGCATTCACAATCATCTCTCAATCATTAATTCTCGGTTGCTTTCCCAGGGTTAAGGTTGTTCACACTTCTGCTAAATATGAGGGTCAGGTTTACATTCCTGAGGTCAACTACCTGCTCATGATTGCTTGTGTTCTTGTCTGCTGGGGATTCAGGACTACAGAGAAGATTGGAAATGCATATG GAATTGCTGTGGTTGCTGTTATGGTGATCACAACTTTTATGGTTACGCTTATAATGCTTGTTGTATGGAAGACAAGGGTATGGTGGATCGCTCTCTTCTTCGCCGGATTTTTCTTTGTTGAGTGCACATACCTGTCATCTGTGTTGTACAAATTCAAAGACGGGGGGTACCTTCCACTGGCATTATCATTTTTCCTTATGATAGTTATGGGAATATGGCATTATGTACACAAAGAAAGGTACATGTATGATCTTAAGAACAAGGTTTCCAGTGAATACATTAGACAAATGGCTGCAAACCCGGCTATAAACAGGATTCCAGGGATGGGACTTCTGTACTCCGAACTCGTACAAGGCATTCCTCCAATTTTCCCCCACTTCATTGCCAACGTACCATCCATACATTCAGTTCTAGTGTTTGTTTCAATTAAGTCGATTCCAATTAGTAAAGTAGCATTGGAGGAGCGGTTCCTGTTCCGACAAGTTGAGCCAAGAGAGTACAGAATGTTCAGGTGTGTTGTCAGGTATGGATATAAAGACGCAATCGAAGAGCCCCAAGTTTTTGAGCGCCAGTTGGTTGAAGGCTTGAAGGAATTCATCCGCCATGAACACTTCATTCGCGAAGGAGGGGACACTGAATCAGTGGCTGAACAAGGAAACACCACGGGTTCCGCTCAACTAGCGAAAGACGGGAAACCAGGAGAAGCAGAAATGCAATTTGTGCATAAGGCAATGGAGAAAGGCGTAGTTTATCTGCTGGGAGAAGCAGAAGTGGTGGCAGAACCCAGTTCATCCTTGCTGAAAAAGTTTGTTGTCAATCATGCGTATGCTTTCCTAAGGAATAACTCTAGACAAGGACAAAAAGTTTTAGAAATCCCAAAAACTAGAATTCTCAAGGTTGGAATGACATATGAGATATGA